TAATAATTCCTTAATTGATCTTCCTTCCCCCTCTAATATTTCATCTTTATGAAATTTTGGTTCATTATTAGGTTTATGCTTAATTATTCAAATTATTACTGGATTATTTCTAACTATATATTATACAGCTAACATTGAATTAGCATTTTATAGTGTCAATTATATTTGTCGTAATATTAATTATGGTTGATTAATTCGTACTCTTCATGCAAATGGAGCCTCTTTTTTCTTTATTTGTGTTTATATCCATATTGGACGAGGAATCTATTACGAATCATTCAATTTAAAATTAACTTGAATAGTTGGTGTAATTATCTTATTCTTACTAATAGGAACTGCTTTCCTTGGATATGTTTTACCTTGAGGCCAAATATCATTTTGAGGAGCCACAGTAATTACAAATCTTCTTTCAGCCATTCCCTATTTAGGAACTATATTAGTTAATTGAATTTGAGGGGGATTTGCTGTTGATAATGCTACATTAACCCGATTTTATACTTTCCATTTTTTGTTCCCCTTTATTATCCTCATATTAACTATAATTCACCTTTTATTTCTTCATGTAACAGGATCTAACAATCCATTAGGTATTAATAGAAACTTAGATAAAATTCCTTTCCACCCATTTTTTGTTTTCAAAGACTTAATTGGATTTATTATTTTATTATTTTTATTAATTATATTAACTCTAACTAATCCTTACTTATTAGGGGACCCAGATAATTTTATCCCTGCTAACCCCTTAGTTACTCCAGTTCATATTCAA
This region of Amyelois transitella voucher ATRAN20150721V3 mitochondrion, complete genome genomic DNA includes:
- the CYTB gene encoding cytochrome b (TAA stop codon is completed by the addition of 3' A residues to the mRNA), with the translated sequence MMNKFLPIRKTHPILKIINNSLIDLPSPSNISSLWNFGSLLGLCLIIQIITGLFLTMYYTANIELAFYSVNYICRNINYGWLIRTLHANGASFFFICVYIHIGRGIYYESFNLKLTWMVGVIILFLLMGTAFLGYVLPWGQMSFWGATVITNLLSAIPYLGTMLVNWIWGGFAVDNATLTRFYTFHFLFPFIILMLTMIHLLFLHVTGSNNPLGINSNLDKIPFHPFFVFKDLIGFIILLFLLIMLTLTNPYLLGDPDNFIPANPLVTPVHIQPEWYFLFAYAILRSIPNKLGGVIGLVFSILILIILPFTFNKKIQGIQFYPINQIMFWSLITIIFLLTWIGARPVEDPYIITGQLLTFFYFSYFILTPIINKLWDNLIFN